One window of Papaver somniferum cultivar HN1 chromosome 9, ASM357369v1, whole genome shotgun sequence genomic DNA carries:
- the LOC113311131 gene encoding thylakoid lumenal 15.0 kDa protein 2, chloroplastic-like has translation MASFLPSSVTFQPKQNPNFTKPRINSSISSSISNSRAKWVSNLQSKSLNFAFSGALALGLSLSGVGVAEAALSGVNKPELLPKDFSTVIDVAGFLSSGQERRLAQEIANIEKDTGFKLRILAQNYPETPGLAIKDYWQVDDRTIVFVADPTFGNILNFNVGAIVDLDIPRSFWSRLAGKYGNMFYWKEKGEDASVEAAVMAISQCLSEPVGPTNCSEVK, from the exons ATGGCTTCTTTTCTACCTTCATCCGTCACATTTCAACCTAAGCAAAACCCAAATTTCACAAAACCCAGAATAAATTCATCAATTTCCTCTTCAATTTCGAATTCTAGAGCTAAATGGGTTTCGAATTTGCAATCAAAATCATTGAATTTCGCTTTCTCTGGTGCTCTGGCTCTTGGATTATCTCTTTCTG gagttgGTGTTGCTGAGGCGGCATTAAGTGGTGTTAATAAGCCAGAATTGCTGCCTAAAGATTTCAGTACTGTTATTGATGTTGCTGGATTTCTTTCTTCTGGTCAG GAAAGGCGTCTTGCTCAGGAGATTGCTAATATTGAAAAGGATACAGGATTCAAGCTTAGAATATTGGCTCAGAATTATCCTGAGACACCTG ggTTAGCAATTAAAGATTATTGGCAAGTAGATGACAGAACAATTGTATTCGTAGCTGATCCAACATTTG GCAATATCTTGAACTTCAATGTGGGGGCTATAGTTGATTTAGACATACCTCGTAGCTTTTGGAGTCGATTGGCAGGGAAATACGGCAACATGTTCTATTGGAAGGAAAAG GGTGAAGATGCATCTGTTGAGGCTGCTGTCATGGCAATATCACAATGCTTAAGCGAACCTGTCGGCCCTACTAATTGCTCGGAGGTGAAGTGA
- the LOC113312124 gene encoding auxin-responsive protein SAUR40-like has protein sequence MGYIRVNEEVVRNKNTISRVKLIIKKLMRRVELSIFRRELEGDYGEYTTNKVVDGYNFVGYDGRVVEGHFPVLAIGGDQPPKKFFVGLRYLNHPAFVKLLEERESKLGFDQQGVLVVPCQASELQSILSCV, from the coding sequence ATGGGTTACATCAGAGTAAACGAAGAAGTAGTGAGAAATAAGAATACCATTTCCAGAGTTAAGCTTATAATAAAGAAGTTAATGAGGAGAGTAGAACTCTCTATATTCAGACGGGAACTTGAAGGCGACTATGGAGAATATACTACTAACAAAGTTGTCGATGGTTATAATTTCGTGGGTTACGATGGAAGAGTGGTGGAAGGTCATTTTCCAGTGCTGGCTATTGGCGGAGATCAACCGCCGAAGAAGTTTTTTGTTGGATTAAGATACTTAAACCATCCTGCATTTGTCAAGTTACTTGAAGAAAGAGAGAGTAAGTTAGGATTTGATCAACAAGGTGTTCTTGTCGTTCCCTGTCAAGCAAGTGAGCTTCAAAGTATCTTATCTTGCGTTTGA